ATCTATCATTtgattgcccagtcacccagttttgtgagatccctttataactctttgcagttagctttggacttatctatcttgactaattttgtatcatctgcagattttgtcacctcactgtttagcccttttttccagatcatttaggaatatttTGAATAACACAGGACCCAGTCCGGATCCTTGGAGGACCCCactacttacctctctccattgtgaaaactgaccatttattcctatttcGCActttgattgtccagtggccccgcTGACTGTTTCACAGgatcctacttctgatgtacttaaaaaaaaaaatgctgttagtttttgtgtccttagctagttgatcttcaaattctttcttggcctgtcttcttatacttttacacttgacttgccagagtttatactcttttctattttcctcactaagatttgacttccagtttttaaaggatgcctttttgcctcttttactttgctgtttatctatggtggcatttttttggtcctcttactgtttttttatttggagtatacattttGTATGAGCTTCtgttaaatagtttccatgctgTTTGCAGGCCTTTCACCCTTGTGActgctccttttaatttctgtttaacagcTTCCTCGTTTTTATGTAGGTGCCTTTTTTTatgttaaatgctactgtggtaggtttctttggcatttttctCCTACatggatattaaatttaatatgAATATAAATTTaatacattatggttgctattactgaacggttcagctatattcacctcttgtaCCAGATCCTGTGCCCCacataggactaaatcaagaattgcctcttcccttgtgggtCCCAGGACAgggtgctccaagaagcagtcatttatggtgtctagaagtTTAATCTCTGCATCCCTTTCTGAGGATAGTTGAAATACCACATTATTATGTTTTCTGACATTGTAGCCTCTCTactctccctgagcatttcagtccCATCACtattctggtcaggtggtcagcagtatattcctactgctatactattattattcaagcatggactTTCTGTTCATAgagtctatggtacagtttgattcatttaagatttttactttatttgactctgtgctttctttcatatatagtgccactccccgaCCAGCACAATCTACTCTGTCATatctatatattttgtactctgATATtgctgtgtcccattgattatccttattccaccaagtttccatgatgcctattatatcaatatcctcattgaatacgaggcactctagttcacccatcatccattttagtatttagacttctaacatttgtatataagcacttgtacattttATCCATGTTCAGTTGCTTGCCATCATGTGGTATATTTAAATGGGATTTATGTTTGACTGTTCCTCAGTAGCTCCTACCctttaccaacttctttcctatcctctttactaggatatagagttccCCCTTTAATATATtcatccctaagggatgtctccacCCAGACCGCTTggttctccacacctgtcagctttcccccagctcttagttttaaaaaaatcttctacaacctttttaattttttatgccAGCAGTCtgattctgttttggtttaggtggatcccatccttcctgtataagttccccctttcccaaaaggtttcccggttcctaataaacctaaaacctTCCTCTCTACGCCATCATCTCATCTGCGCATTTACCAATATAAATACTGACAGGAAAATCAGAGTTCATTATGCTTTATAATAATGTCCAAGAGCTTTTGGTCCATTTTATTTGGTGATACATAAGCGAGACATAGGTACAAAAATGcaattttattcctttttaagTTATGCACAAACATAcaacaaaagaataaatagaagGTGCACTTTAAGGCCCCAGTCCCACAAACAGATGTACTATCATAGAATCCTAAACACCCATCGCATACTATTCACTGTAATGGGACTTTGTGCAGGTGCAGGGTCTGCATTAGCGCATCATCTGTTTGTAGCATTAGGGCCTTTACATTAGTAAAGGTATAGTCAAGATAACAAAATACAGTTCACTAGTTGCAAGTACATTTCTAATTTGCAAAAGATTTGaatttatattttgaaattattatttattatttgttcacTGGTTTCCCAAAGTGTGAAGGCACCAAACAGACAAATAAACATTACTGGGAACAGGGCAGGTTCTAGGGGCacgcaagcagggcagttgcccaggATGCCAACTTCCAGGGAGCGCTGTGCTGTTGTTACCCACTCTGCCTTTATCTTTTGCTCTATGCTTTGCCTGGCTGGCCATTTTCCATTTGCTTCATTGATTAGCCAGCCGtttttgcccccctccccttggCCATTGCAGGGAGTGGGTGGTGTTGAAAATGTTTACTTCCATGGCTGGCAAAATGGCTAGAGAACATGGGGAAAGCCAGGCTGGCTGAGACCAGCAGTTCatctcatctagtccagtatctggtTCTGATAGTGCTCTGTAATAGATGCTTTGGAGGAAGGTGCAATAAACTCCACAGCAGACAATTATGGAAAACATTACCTATAggaaaagtttcttcctaaacTCCATTAGTCAGACGTATGTTTATGCTCCAAAGCATATGCTCCAAACCTTCAATTCATGAGGGTttgtatcccttccaaaattcaGGTTAAGGATTTTTTGTTTGCTATTCTTTTTTTATCCTTACAATTTTACTTATAGACCTTTTTGTTATTCATAAAAATGTCCAGTCTTTTTTTGAATTCTGCTAAGCTCTCAGTCTCTGTGGTATATTGTGGCAATGATTTCCACAGGCTAATGGGAACCCGTTGCAAGGATTTTAGAATCTATTACCCCATTCCTGTAAATACTTATGTCTGCACATGAGTAACATTACCCATATGAACTATTAGTCCTACATGCATCAAGTTACTCACATATGGGGCCTAAGGTAACTTACAGACAATTTAGAGAGTGAATAATTTACAGAGAAGAGAGAGGATGAAAATATTTTGTAcgattttggttttaattttaattgtctGATCCATACCTCATTCCCACTTTGTGTTACCTAACCTCACACCTAGATGCATGCCACTACATCTCCTTTTATTGTTTATGTTATAAATCCTATCCTTTTGGCCTTTGTTGGGTAATTAAaccttttccttattttaatattatatttaaCCCTTGATTTTTCTATTGTTTATAGAATTAGTTTTAATTCTAGCCCTTTCCTTTTAATAATTGATAATCTTTGGTTTTCCTGTGTTTATATTTGACcttattttataatatttttaaattaaaatcctcttttttttatttttatgtgtaATTAACACTTCCCAGATCTTGGCCTGATCTTGTAAACGGACATgagcttaactttatgcattgtGAGTGGAAGATCAATGGGACTGGTCACTTTGTGTAGAgtgaagcacatgtttaagtcccTATAGAACTGGTGCCCTTTTTATTatggggtcagattctgccatcctcatTTAGGTTGATTAGTAATTTATTCTGTAGAGGATTCCACTGGgttaaggtactactcaatgtaAGAGTGGTAAAACCTGGTCTTAAATTATTTTAACTCTGCCTTTTTTGTAACTATTTATATTTATACCTCCttcttgtttggttttttaaacatacttttttttttaaatgttggaaaTAAATGGGACACGTTAGCAATTGAATTAGATATTCAAAAATTATCAACATTTGAGATGGGTGGTATGGACAATCTCTTAATCTAGGTTTGTAAAGGACCTAGCTGAATGGAGCTGcagtcttggttggggcctctaggaactaatgtaatacaaataataaataataataaaatgcccTAGTTGCTCAGTGACTTACAGACATGTGCTTACTTGGACAGATACAATGCTATGCCTCTTTCACTGGGACTTTGTTTTGAAGAGTATGTTGTCCATGTAAGCTTTGTCCAGAACAACAGGTttcttctgcattgctgcctgcAAACGCTCAGGGAGCAGCCTCTGACTTCTGATCTCTCCCAGAACAATATCATCCTTCTTTTGGGGCCTCTGGGTCCTAGCATCCACCAGTGCCTCAGGAGCACTGTGCACATCCTGCAGTTTCATCTGAAGCCAATCCTGTCTCTCCACAGTATGCCGGTGCTCCCCAAGATTGTGCATCAGTTGCATCTCACTCACTGACCTCTTCCTGTATGAAGGGTGAACAAAGTAACAATCTCATAATGGCCTTTCCTTCAATTCTTGATCTCCACTAAAGCCCAAGTTTGGGAACTTTTGGGAGGCAGTGCAAGGCATATTCATTCAACCTGGATTTTTACCCAGGAGGGGATATACTGTctgctggtgggaggggaaatagtgATATTTAATTGGTGGTGGATTTATTAGTCAGAGGAGGGTTAGAAGAGGAAAATGGTCTAGTTTTGTGGCattgtttattttaattcttgTACTTGATGTCAGATTTCAGATGATGATAGGCAGGTAATCAGTCAAGAGGAAAGTAAAGAATATTAGTAAAAATATCCCCAAATTCAAAAAATGTATAGCAATATACTTACGTCGCTGGTCTTCCATCAGATTTTGCAAAGAAACAAATTGCATATACAACAACTGCAGTCTTAGCCATATCTTTGACAGAAATCATGTTAACTATAAGGATAAAAAGAAGGAAATTTGTAAATCTATGTTTCAAATAATTTCAAACCAGTTAAACTAGGGGTACAGTTAGGGTTAGGTACAGAGAAAAGTGTTGAACACGTATATAGTCAGAAAAGAGATtgtataaaaatgtttttcacaTGTAGTGGATACAACAAGGAATTTAGGTATCagaagaactggattctattcctaatTTTTATAAAGACTTTCAGTAcaatcttgggcaagtctcttaattGCTGTATGCCTCAGTTACCCCACGTTATCATCGGCATAATAATACCCACCATTTTAATATCTTTGGATGCAAAGCAGTGTTTagttgcaaagtattattatttattattaatttctgTCTCATGGAGATATTTGTAAAGCTCCTTGAAATACCTGCATACAGCtatgtaaatgcaaagtattagaTTTTGTCTGCTTCTTGTGTGTCACTAAACTTTGCTGATTTTGCTGATAGAACCAAGAATCTTGATTCTCTTATGGCAGCTTTAAATTGGCATAACTACTGCAGTTAGTGTTGTTAGTCCCTATATAACCTGATGTGAGAAAAATCAGAATTGGGCCCCAAGTTTTTACAGTTTCTAGTACTACATAGGTCATATCGCTATGGAAGAGAGAtggattttattttgctttgcacATCAACAAAATTGTCAGTTGAATTATAATTGCAGAATATTTAGTACTGGTGATGGCAGAAATAACTTTGAAAGGCAGAAATAACTTTGAATTTCAGATTCCAATTTGAGTTCTTAGTGGTGATAGCTAGAAAAACATCTTTTGAGTTGTAAATAAAGCAAATCTGATGTGAAGTATCTGAGACAGAATAAATATAGAACCCTCCAATGCCATTTTTACTGTTACTCTCCTGTTTGATTTTTACAGTTTTACTGTAGGTCAAAAAAACATTTACAGCACCATGTTTTACATCAGAGCATGAATATGCTCCAAGCACAGCATCTAACTAACTATTTTAAATGCAGTGGTTGAATTCACTTTGAGTTATTTCTTTAATCCACCATCACAGGTGAATTTTATTCAtttaactgaattttaaaaagctgattCAGTTAACAATCTTAAAAACAGCAGATTTTCACTTTCATTCCATTTTTATGCTTAACCTaatcagaaaacaaaatacacaaaCTGAATTATAATTTGTTATTAAAATCATTTATCTAGTATATCCTAAAAGAAAATATGACATACTTACCAAATAATGTCTTAAACAGGTTTCTGCTTATGATAAGTCAGCAGCTGACTGTCTTCTGATGTTGAGTATATTTAAAGACTACTGAATTGGTCTAGTGGACCCCTTAAATGTAACTTTAAAATAGAACTTCTTAGTAACTAAGAAGCCCTTTTATTGTCTCAGTTGATGTCACTCCCAACACGCCCCCCTGATCTTCATCCAATCCTCATCCAATCTTATGCTTTTTTGTTAACTGAGCATTTAAAGAAAGAGAGATAAAGGAAAGGTTAGGCTAAAAGAAAGTATCCTGGGTAACTGTGAAGGAGTTTGACTTTTGGAGAATCTGAATTTGGGTTAGGAGGAAAATGCAAGTAAAGAAATTATGTCAGTGTCTTAATTTATTGATCAGTTTTAAATGTTAATGAGTCCACAGATGACTAAAGTTAGTAATTTGAAAGTGAAGTGCAATGACCAAATAAAGTAAATGTCATGTTTCAGTAGCCTTTACTTTTCAACCCTTAAATAGGCTAGATAACTGTTAttcaataaaaaagaaagaaaaactattttCAGTTGATAACTTTAATTCAGTATTGAATCTTGCTTTCAGTGTACATGTTGCAAAATAGAACAGATTAATACTAATGAAATGGATcaaatattcaaatattttaatagcTAAATTGCAATTTCTACTTGATCCACTCTGTTTCTTAGTTTTACAAAAGGATTTCTGACCCTTGTTATTCCTTACCCATCTAACAAAGGGGAAATAGTTAGGATTGATATCCTCAAGTGCACActctggccccagttcagcagggTACTTAAGCAcgtacctaactttaagcatgtgagttgtcccattgacttgCTGAATTTGGGCCACAGTCCTGACTAACTACTTTTTTGAGATAAATTAAGTAATAtataaagattgaaaaaaatatagTAAAGATTGCACCAATGTAGTATTGTTCAATAGAATTTCAGTATTGATGTGAAAATGTATGTGGGCACAGGTAtgtcatataaaaaaaaaagtctacatctGACCATAATCTATACAATTTCAAATATCTAAGGTCCCATCCTGAAGTCGGTGAAAGCAAGGTAGGGTCCTAAAGTAGGTTGATTGAATAACATCATCTTGCTGTTTGATAAGGTATACATATTCTTATATCTATAGAACCTATAGGAGAGATGTTGTAACTAAAGGCCCAATCCTTACAGCAAAGAGTTCCATGCAAGTGGAAACCCTGCACCCCataaagtcccactgaagtcagtggggcacTATACAGGCACAGGGACTCACCCACACAGAGCACACTGCAGGACTGAAGCTTTAGTAATCACATACTTTCATGTTCCATTGTACCAGTAAAAGGCTTGATCCTGAAAGGCATCTTACatagaactcccattgatttaaatagaaaCTTGAGCTATGAAAACTTGCAAGAGCTAGGGGCTTTGACATATGCGTTTCATATGGAACAAAACAAATCAAGAAAGTTGCACTCCCTCTGAattgttttaatcaaaatatgGTTTCCATTGTAAATGAGGCATTTTCTTGCTACTATCCAGATATAATATTTGAAATCAAGAAAATTATATGAAGGATTAGTTGGAATGTAATGTACCTGTTAATCTGAAAAAACTAAGTTGTTTTGTTATTACTTTGTTATAGACTATTTTGTATTTAACTAGTAACTTTCACCAGAGAATTTCAAACAACTTCTTAAGCCTGAACAATGGAAGCACCACACCACCCTGAGAGAGATACgaatgttatccccattttatgtaTGGATAAACTGAGTGACAAAGAGGTCTGTGACTCTTCCAAGACAGTCAATAGCAAAGCTGTGAACAGAGCCCGAGGGCCCTGATTTCTAATTTCCCATTCTAACGATTAGGCAACAGTTCTACCCTCTCCTTCAAAAGAAATGTTGCTGAGTGCACAAATGCTTTGTCCTGTTATCATTGCACAAAATTTGGTGAAAAGTCATGTCCACCCAAATTTACttctaaaatataaattattgtgCTCTGAAAGTCTTTAATAAGGACTTTAAACTAGGTGGTGATATTCTTTTGCATAGTACACATATGAGTAACAGGTCACTTGGTTCTGTGAAATCTTGGTAACAAATCATTATCATTAGGTGAAAAAATTCAGATATCCTCCTCCTTGAGAGGATATAATTGATTTTTGTGACttgttttcaaaatgtaaaatGTCTCCTAAAGTTTATGAAATAACATATAGAGGTGTGTATGGCTGATACTGTAACATAGGCCCTGTTTAATCATTGCAGAAGAGAAGTCTGCAGTTCTGAATCTACCATTCTTGATCTTAGAAATGAAACAATATACAACTAGTCAAAAGTGTATTAGAATAATGACTTCTCCATGACCTCAGACTTTGTAGCTACAGGCATCAGACAACACAAAGGCACTCCAGAGGAAGAGGGCTGGGAgtcctaggctatgtctacactactgctggAGCAATGCTCCGGCAATCGATGCAccaggggtcgatttagtgggtctactgaagacccgctaaatctaCAGCAGATCACTTTCTGGTCGACCCCGGTACTCCACCCTGAACGAGAAGAATAAGGTAAGTCTCCCATTGacccagcacagtgtagacacctcagtaagtcgacctaagctacgtcgactccagctacgttattcacttaTAAGTTATGGacttattcacgtagctggagttgtgtaacttaggtcaacttactgtggtggtgtagacatagccctagggACTGAAGATGCTGGAGTCACACTGTGTGAGGGAAGAGCTGACTACAACCTTTTGAAGAGGTTGATCAGGCATAGAAATACCCTTCCCTGACCTTCACACACTGATTGTACAGATACTTTAACCAAGTCAGCA
The nucleotide sequence above comes from Caretta caretta isolate rCarCar2 chromosome 6, rCarCar1.hap1, whole genome shotgun sequence. Encoded proteins:
- the PTH gene encoding parathyroid hormone, encoding MISVKDMAKTAVVVYAICFFAKSDGRPATKRSVSEMQLMHNLGEHRHTVERQDWLQMKLQDVHSAPEALVDARTQRPQKKDDIVLGEIRSQRLLPERLQAAMQKKPVVLDKAYMDNILFKTKSQ